The segment TTTATCTTCATTTAACAACAGGATGAATACAAGAAATTTAGGAGATGATTCAACAATGTTTTTAGCATTATTTGGCGCAGTGGAGCAAGGAATCATCTATGCAATTATGGCACTTGGTGTATATTTAACGTTTCGAGTGTTAGATTTTCCAGACTTAACCGTTGATGGAAGCTTTGTAACAGGGGCGGCTACAGCAGCAACAATGGTTCTGCTTGGCTACCATCCCGTCTTAGCAACTTTGGTGGCAATTGTTGCTGGATTTATTGCTGGATGTATGACAGGAATTCTTCACACAAAAGGGAAGATTAACCCGCTATTATCAGGGATTTTAATGATGATTGCTTTATATTCTATTAACCTACGAATTATGGGGTTAACTGCAGAAAATACGATAGGTCGTCCGAATATTCCATTGTTAAATTCAGAAACAATATTTTCTAAGTTTCAAGCATTTTGGAGTAACTTAGGCATCGACACTGCTCTTAATAATTTATTAACAAGCATTGGTCTTCAAAAAGTACCAGCTACATGGAGCGTAATGATCATCGTATTACTCATTACAATTGTTATTAAGTTATTAGCAGATTGGTTCTTAAAAACAGAGGTCGGGCTAGCTATCCGAGCAACTGGTGATAATAAGCGAATGATTCGCAGCTTCTCAGCAAATACAGATACACTTATTATTTTAGGGCTAGGACTTTCCAATGCACTTGTCGCATTTTCTGGAGCTTTAATCGCACAATATTCAAAGTTCTCAGATGTTAGTATGGGGATTGGTATGATTGTTATTGGTCTTGCATCTGTTATTATTGGGGAAGCTATTTTTGGCACAAAGACAATTATCCGCACAACGTTTGCTGTAATTGCAGGTGCTATTATTTACCGTATTATTTTAGCACTAGCATTGCGTGTAGATTTCCTTGATTCAGGAGATATGAAGTTAATTACAGCGATTATCGTTATTTTAGCGCTTATTTTACCGCAGTTTATTAATAAGGGCAAAGAGCGTAAGCGGAAAGCTAAACGTGCGGCAGAGCTTGCACAGGTTAAGGCAGTAGAGCAGGGAGGGAAAGGCCTTGCTTAAATTACATGGCATTAATAAAGTTTTTAACGAAGGAACACCTGATGAAAAAATTGCACTTGCAGAGATTAATCTACATTTACAGCCAGGTGATTTTGTCACAATTATTGGTAGTAATGGTGCAGGGAAATCAACAATGATGAATATGATTTCAGGAGCCTTAACACCTGATTTTGGTACAGTATCCATTGATGGCAATGATGTAACAGGTTTACCTGAATATAAGCGCTCGCAATATATTGGTCGTGTCTTTCAAGACCCAATGGCAGGTACAGCACCGACGATGACGATTGAGGAGAATTTAGCACTGGCATACTCTCGCAATAAGAATAGAGGAATACGTAGAGGTGTAGATAAAAAGCGTCGAGAATTTTTTAAAGAGTCTTTGGAGATGCTTGGCTTAAACCTTGAAAATCGTTTGTCAGCAAAGGTAGGCTTGCTATCAGGCGGTGAGCGTCAAGCATTGTCGTTGTTAATGGCAACATTCACGAAGCCATCTATTTTATTGCTGGATGAGCATACAGCGGCACTTGATCCATCTCGTGCAGAGTTAATTACTCGCATTACAAAGTATTTAGTCGACAAAGATCAGCTAACGACATTAATGGTAACGCATAATATGCAACAAGCATTAGATTTAGGCAATCGTTTGATTATGATGGATAAAGGTCAAATTATTTTGGAAGTTGAAGAAGACCGTAAGCATACATTAACCATTCCTGATTTAATGGCTGAATTTGAGCGCATTCGTGGCGAAAAAATGAATTCAGACCGTGCTTTACTAGGTTAAATAAAACAGGCGAGGAGCAATTGATCTGCCCCGTAAAAGTTAGACATCCATCTAACTTTTACGGGGTTTTTAATATTTTGGCTGCTAAATAAAGGGGGATTGGGCGATAATCGAGCAGAAGCTGCTGTTAAGCATGCAATTGGGGAAGGAGGTGAAATGATGTTTGTGAAACAGCGAGAGAAGTCTTGTAAGCTGTTGGTCTTAGAAGCACTTGAAAGAAGATTGCCAAAGAATCATGCTAGCTATGAGTATTTTCAGGAAATGCTAAGATGAGCAAGAGCTGGCTATGCAGGAAAACAGCGCGTTGATCAAGTGTGGCAGGAGATGAATCTACAGTAGCCTTATGTTTTACTACATGACATGGAGTTTCAATCCATCTATCAAATGGATACTTTGTTTTTAACACAAAATTGTATCTTAGTAATGAAGATTAAAAACATTGTTGGTCGTGTTGAGTATATGAAGGACAAACATCAATTTATTTGAATACATGTTGATGGGAAAATAGATGGCCTTCGAAATCCTTTTGATCAGGTAAAGCGACATGCTCAATTTTTACACAAGCTTTTATACGAGCAAGGCTGCGTTATGCCTATTAAGTATTTAGTTGTTGCTGCAAACCCAAATATGGTGATGTCCTCTAGCCTATTCTCGCAGCCTATTTTGCATATGAGTGGTTTACTTGAGAAAATAGAATAATTGCTCAAGCAATCTGCTCATATCTATTTGAGTGAACATGAATTGGGTGAACTTGCAGCCTATCTATTGAGGATGCATAAGCCTTCTACATGGAACCCTGCTATTGCTAGGCATGAATTAAAGAAGGGGGCATTA is part of the Lysinibacillus sp. FSL K6-0232 genome and harbors:
- a CDS encoding ABC transporter ATP-binding protein is translated as MLKLHGINKVFNEGTPDEKIALAEINLHLQPGDFVTIIGSNGAGKSTMMNMISGALTPDFGTVSIDGNDVTGLPEYKRSQYIGRVFQDPMAGTAPTMTIEENLALAYSRNKNRGIRRGVDKKRREFFKESLEMLGLNLENRLSAKVGLLSGGERQALSLLMATFTKPSILLLDEHTAALDPSRAELITRITKYLVDKDQLTTLMVTHNMQQALDLGNRLIMMDKGQIILEVEEDRKHTLTIPDLMAEFERIRGEKMNSDRALLG
- a CDS encoding ABC transporter permease, with protein sequence MFLALFGAVEQGIIYAIMALGVYLTFRVLDFPDLTVDGSFVTGAATAATMVLLGYHPVLATLVAIVAGFIAGCMTGILHTKGKINPLLSGILMMIALYSINLRIMGLTAENTIGRPNIPLLNSETIFSKFQAFWSNLGIDTALNNLLTSIGLQKVPATWSVMIIVLLITIVIKLLADWFLKTEVGLAIRATGDNKRMIRSFSANTDTLIILGLGLSNALVAFSGALIAQYSKFSDVSMGIGMIVIGLASVIIGEAIFGTKTIIRTTFAVIAGAIIYRIILALALRVDFLDSGDMKLITAIIVILALILPQFINKGKERKRKAKRAAELAQVKAVEQGGKGLA